The genomic DNA TGTCGAGGTCGGAACCGAATTGGGAGAATGCCTGAAGCTCACGGTATTGCGCCAAATCAAGACGAAGCGTACCAGCAACCTTCTTCATCGCTTTGATTTGGGCGGATCCCCCTACCCGGGATACCGAAATACCGACGTTGATCGCCGGACGCTGACCGGAGTAGAACAGGTCGGACTCCAGGAAAATCTGGCCATCCGTAATGGAGATCACGTTCGTTGGAATATACGCCGATACGTCAGAAGCTTGAGTCTCGATGAATGGAAGTGCAGTAATCGAACCTCCGCCCAGTTCATCGCTTAGCTTCGCTGCACGCTCCAACAGGCGGGAATGCAGATAGAAGACGTCGCCCGGATATGCCTCACGGCCCGGAGGACGGCGAAGCAAGAGAGACAGCTCACGATAAGCAGCCGCTTGCTTGGACAAGTCATCATAAATAATGAGTACGTGCTCGCCTTTGTACATGAAGTACTCGGCCATTGCAACGCCCGCATATGGAGCGATATAAAGAAGCGGTGACGGCTCCGAAGCGGATGCCGTAACAACGATCGTGTAATCAAGCGCTCCATGACGGCGAAGCGTCTCAACCACGTTAACGACAGTCGACTGCTTCTGTCCGATAGCTACGTATACGCATTTTACGCCATTGCCCTTTTGGTTAATGATCGTATCGATCGCAATAGCGGTTTTACCTGTTTGACGGTCACCGATGATCAGCTCCCGCTGACCGCGGCCGATTGGAACCATCGAGTCAATCGCCTTAATCCCGGTTTGCATCGGCTCATGAACCGATTTCCGGTCGATAACACCCGGTGCATTGTTCTCAACCGGACGGAATTCTGTCGTTGCGACAGGTCCTTTTCCGTCGACCGGCTGGCCAAGCGGGTTCACGACGCGGCCCAGCAGGGCATCCCCAACGGGTACCTGCATGATCTGCCCGGTGCGTTTCACTTGGTTACCTTCACGAATATCGTTGTATGGGCCTAGAATAACAACCCCGACGTTGCTTTCTTCCAGGTTCAGCGCAAGGCCAAAAACGCCGTTCTCAAACTCGAGTAGTTCGTTTGCCATGGCGTTCTCAAGCCCGTGGACGCGAGCGATACCATCACCAACTTGAATAACGGTGCCCACTTCGGCCACTTCAATTTCCGATTTATATTGTTCGATCTGACTTTTAATCAGCGTACTGATTTCTTCAGGTCTGATACTCAAGTTTTTCACCCCTATCTACAGTGCTTGTCTTCGAAAAGACTTCTCAAGCCGTTCAAGCTTCCCGGCCAAACTTCCATCATACAGCGTATCGCCGATTCTGACTTTCATTCCGCCGAGCAGATCCTTGTCAATCTCGTTCAGAACGCGAATTTTCTTGTTGACCAAAGCCCCAAATTCGTCTGCGATTGCCGCCTTCTCCTCTTCATTCAAAGGGTAAGTCGTATAGACTGTTGCGGTAGCCAGTCCAAGTACTTCGCCTGTAATTTTGATGTAGCGGTCCAGCAATTCCGGCAAAATTCCGATTCTTCCCCGCTCTACAAGCAGCTTCACCAATGAGACAACAGACTTCGACATTTTGCCCTCAAGGGCTCCTTCAAGCACTTCCCATTTAGCGGCTTCCGAGATATTCGGGGTAGAAATAAATTTTTGTATATCCTGATCTTCATTAAAAGCATTTACGAGAGCTCTGATTTCCTGTTCAACTTCCAGCGTACGCCCTTCCTGTGCAGCAATTTCGTACAGGGCTTTGGCGTATCTGCCCGCTACAACAGCTTCACGGCTCATGATTTGCTACCTACCTCTTTAAGATATTGGTTAACAAGCTTCTCTTGTTCTTCCGGATTGTTCTCGACCTCACGCTCGATCAGCTTAGAGGCAATGTTGACGGAGAAAGTACCAATCTCGCCGCGCAAGGATTCGACGGCCTTGTTTCTCTCGTTCTCGATATCGCGGATTGCTTCGTTCTTCATGCGAGTAGTGTCCTGCTTCGCCTGTTCCAGCAAATCACGCGCTTGCTTACTGCTGCTTTGCTTCGCTTGCTCGATGATTTCATAGGCTTCTTGACGAGCCTGATTAAGAGCAGCCTTCTGCTCCTCGACATATACATTTGCCTGCTCTTTCGTTTGCTTCGCTTCTTCCAGTTGCCCGAGCACCAACTCGCGGCGCTGCTCCATTACCGCAAACAGTTTGCTGAAAGCATACTTGCTAAGCAACCAGTACAGAATTACAAACGCAATTATGGTAATGACGATATTCTCCCAAAGGACAGTCACCGAAGTCACTCCTTTCCGTTAATAATAGTTTCTGAATTCTATGCTCTTAAAACGAAGGCGCGGATGGCATAGGCCCTCCCCGCCAAACCGAAACTATTATTAAGAGAACATGATCAAGAATGCAATAACTGTAGCCGCGAGAGGTACAACCTCGACGATACCAACACCGATGAACATCGTTGTTTGAAGCGGACCGCGTGCCTCTGGCTGACGAGCGATGGATTCCACCGTTCTACTAACGATCATACCGTTACCAAGACCTGCGCCAAGTGCGCCCAAACCAACTGCAATAGCTGCTGCCAAAAATTCCATTGTAAATATCCTCCTTAAACTATTCTCATTGTGAATTTTTTAATATAATAGATCTCTTCCGGGTCGAGCCGGATACGGCTCGTGCCTTCCGAGTTTATTAATGATCTTCTTCGTGAATCGTTGTCTGTGCAATGTATACCATCGTAAGGATCGTAAATATGAAGGCTTGAAGCGCGCCGACAAATATACTGAAACCTTGCCATACGGCCAGGAATGGAATACCTAAGAATCCCATCTTCAGAATGACCGTGATCAGAACCTCGCCCGCAAAAATGTTTGCGAACAAACGAATCGCAAGAGCGACCGGTTTTGCCAGGTTCTCAATGATATTGAGCGGCAAGAAGAACGGATACGGCTC from Paenibacillus woosongensis includes the following:
- the atpF gene encoding F0F1 ATP synthase subunit B, which translates into the protein MTVLWENIVITIIAFVILYWLLSKYAFSKLFAVMEQRRELVLGQLEEAKQTKEQANVYVEEQKAALNQARQEAYEIIEQAKQSSSKQARDLLEQAKQDTTRMKNEAIRDIENERNKAVESLRGEIGTFSVNIASKLIEREVENNPEEQEKLVNQYLKEVGSKS
- a CDS encoding F0F1 ATP synthase subunit delta — encoded protein: MSREAVVAGRYAKALYEIAAQEGRTLEVEQEIRALVNAFNEDQDIQKFISTPNISEAAKWEVLEGALEGKMSKSVVSLVKLLVERGRIGILPELLDRYIKITGEVLGLATATVYTTYPLNEEEKAAIADEFGALVNKKIRVLNEIDKDLLGGMKVRIGDTLYDGSLAGKLERLEKSFRRQAL
- the atpE gene encoding F0F1 ATP synthase subunit C translates to MEFLAAAIAVGLGALGAGLGNGMIVSRTVESIARQPEARGPLQTTMFIGVGIVEVVPLAATVIAFLIMFS
- the atpA gene encoding F0F1 ATP synthase subunit alpha, encoding MSIRPEEISTLIKSQIEQYKSEIEVAEVGTVIQVGDGIARVHGLENAMANELLEFENGVFGLALNLEESNVGVVILGPYNDIREGNQVKRTGQIMQVPVGDALLGRVVNPLGQPVDGKGPVATTEFRPVENNAPGVIDRKSVHEPMQTGIKAIDSMVPIGRGQRELIIGDRQTGKTAIAIDTIINQKGNGVKCVYVAIGQKQSTVVNVVETLRRHGALDYTIVVTASASEPSPLLYIAPYAGVAMAEYFMYKGEHVLIIYDDLSKQAAAYRELSLLLRRPPGREAYPGDVFYLHSRLLERAAKLSDELGGGSITALPFIETQASDVSAYIPTNVISITDGQIFLESDLFYSGQRPAINVGISVSRVGGSAQIKAMKKVAGTLRLDLAQYRELQAFSQFGSDLDKSTQARLTRGSRMMEILKQGVNQPLSVEKQVISLYTAVKGYLDDIPLGDVRRFEAEFLSFVDSQHEEVLQSIRDTKDLTAENEEKLKEVIEKFKRGFSASN